The following proteins are co-located in the Triplophysa dalaica isolate WHDGS20190420 chromosome 2, ASM1584641v1, whole genome shotgun sequence genome:
- the chrnb5a gene encoding neuronal acetylcholine receptor subunit beta-2 produces MTTNVWLTQEWNDYRLVWDPNEYEGIKKLRIPSQHIWLPDIVLYNNADGVYEVSFYCNAVVSNTGDIFWLPPAIYKSACAIEVRNFPFDQQNCTLKFRSWTYDRTELDLVLTSDFASRDDYTPSGEWDIVSLPGRKNEDPKDITYLDVTYDFVIRRKPLFYTINLIIPCVLITSLAILVFYLPSDCGEKITLCISVLLALTVFLLLISKIVPPTSLAVPLIGKYLMFTMVLVTFSIVTSVCVLNVHHRSPSTHHMPEWVKRVFLHKLPVFLLMRRPGSSNVRERFRRKHQRKSFSKDAKNVRMDERSFFLSDDPVRVCGAWRVGDLPEGSEFRQRVRVRHDQDVDEAIEGVRYIAEHMKFEDDDEGIIEDWKYVAMVIDRLFLWIFILVCVIGTLGLFVQPLFQSYNTPMAEDE; encoded by the exons ATGACGACGAATGTGTGGCTGACTCAG GAGTGGAATGACTACAGACTGGTGTGGGACCCAAATGAGTATGAAGGCATCAAAAAACTACGGATACCGTCGCAGCACATCTGGCTTCCTGATATAGTGCTCTACAATAA TGCAGATGGTGTATATGAAGTGTCTTTTTACTGCAATGCTGTCGTTTCCAACACCGGTGACATTTTTTGGCTCCCTCCTGCTATCTACAAGAGCGCCTGCGCCATTGAAGTTCGCAATTTCCCTTTCGATCAACAAAACTGCACTCTGAAATTTCGTTCTTGGACGTATGATCGCACAGAACTCGATCTCGTCTTGACTTCTGATTTTGCTAGCCGCGATGACTACACGCCCAGCGGCGAATGGGACATCGTCTCACTCCCAGGCCGGAAAAACGAAGATCCCAAGGACATCACGTACCTGGATGTCACATATGACTTCGTGATCAGGCGCAAACCCCTCTTCTACACAATAAACCTCATCATTCCGTGTGTTCTCATCACCTCTCTCGCTATTCTTGTTTTCTACCTTCCCTCAGACTGTGGTGAAAAGATAACGCTTTGCATCTCGGTTCTTTTAGCTCTCACAGTGTTTCTGCTCCTGATATCTAAAATTGTACCTCCGACGTCTCTTGCGGTTCCATTGATAGGAAAGTATCTGATGTTTACGATGGTGCTAGTCACGTTCTCTATCGTGACAAGTGTGTGCGTGCTCAACGTGCACCACCGATCTCCGTCGACACATCACATGCCCGAGTGGGTAAAGCGTGTGTTTTTGCATAAGCTTCCGGTTTTTCTTCTCATGCGACGACCAGGAAGCTCCAACGTACGGGAGAGGTTCCGAAGGAAACACCAGCGAAAGTCGTTCTCCAAAGATGCGAAGAACGTAAGGATGGATGAAAGATCATTCTTCTTGAGTGATGATCCGGTGCGTGTTTGCGGTGCCTGGAGGGTTGGTGATCTACCCGAGGGATCTGAGTTCAGGCAAAGGGTGAGGGTCAGACACGACCAAGACGTGGATGAGGCCATAGAGGGCGTGAGGTACATTGCTGAACACATGAAGTTTGAGGATGATGACGAAGGG ATCATTGAGGATTGGAAATACGTAGCCATGGTGATCGACCGCCTTTTCTTGTGGATTTTTATTCTGGTCTGTGTCATTGGTACTCTTGGGCTCTTTGTGCAGCCACTCTTTCAGAGCTACAACACGCCCATGGCCGAGGACGAGTGA